AAATCCGGACTTGCAAGATTCGAAAATTTTTTAAGCTGGACATTTTACTTCATTTTAAATAAATAGAACGGTCTTAGCTTTATCATATTCACCTTTTAAATTTTTTACTGTCACAATTTTCTCAAAGCATTTCTAAATTAGGAATATTGCAGTACCTTTGTATCCCGTAATGAATCAAAATAAATCCATGGCTAAATATATATTTGTTACGGGCGGTGTCACTTCATCTCTTGGGAAAGGAATAATTTCTGCTTCACTGGGCAAGCTCCTTCAATCACGCGGTCTTAGCGTAACTATTCAAAAATTTGATCCCTATATTAATGTCGATCCCGGCACATTGAATCCTTATGAACACGGAGAGTGTTATGTTACGGATGATGGTGCTGAGACTGATCTTGATCTCGGCCACTACGAACGTTTTTTGAATATCAATACTAGTCAAGCCAACAATGTAACTACTGGGCGGATTTATCAGACAGTTATTTCAAAAGAAAGGTCAGGGGACTACTTAGGAAAAACAGTTCAAGTAATTCCTCACATTACTGATGAAATCAAACGAAACATTAGTTTAATGGCTGAAAAAGGAGATTATGATATTATAATTACGGAACTGGGAGGAACTGTTGGTGATATTGAATCACTTCCATTTATTGAGGCTGTAAGACAATTCAGAAATGAGGTCGGTCCTGAAAATTGTTTGGTTATTCATCTTACTTTAATTCCATATCTTAAGGCAGCTAAAGAGTTGAAAACTAAGCCAACACAGCATTCCGTCAAAGAATTACTTACTTATGGAATACAACCAGACATTCTAGTTTGTAGGACAGAGTATGAATTGTCGGATGAGATTAGAGCTAAATTAGCACTTTTTTGTAATGTGCCACAAAAAGCAGTTATCGAATCAATTGATGCACCAAGTATATATGATGTTCCTCTTTTTATGCATAAGGAAGGACTAGATAAAATTGTCATCAGTAGATTAAAATTGAATGCTGCT
The genomic region above belongs to Chitinophagaceae bacterium and contains:
- a CDS encoding CTP synthase; translation: MAKYIFVTGGVTSSLGKGIISASLGKLLQSRGLSVTIQKFDPYINVDPGTLNPYEHGECYVTDDGAETDLDLGHYERFLNINTSQANNVTTGRIYQTVISKERSGDYLGKTVQVIPHITDEIKRNISLMAEKGDYDIIITELGGTVGDIESLPFIEAVRQFRNEVGPENCLVIHLTLIPYLKAAKELKTKPTQHSVKELLTYGIQPDILVCRTEYELSDEIRAKLALFCNVPQKAVIESIDAPSIYDVPLFMHKEGLDKIVISRLKLNAAESPDLGVWKIFLSKLKNPLNSVKIGLIGKYNELQDAYKSIYESFIHAGAANETKVEVVPIHSEDIEKDSFDFSRLKSFHGFLVAPGFGERGIEGKLKAIEYVRKNKIPFFGICLGMQCAVVE